A single uncultured Methanolobus sp. DNA region contains:
- a CDS encoding winged helix-turn-helix domain-containing protein, whose amino-acid sequence MKSKGLLSILTFSEKRKDILFLLEEKPCTLSDIKDYFNVSSPEISPRIKEMLEHNLIEKTDKDYQITPIGKAIIHHFRPFLDIIETIEKNEPFWEEHYLEDIPQHLLNDLIALKECNVVSGSIENIYESHKLFVENLLKSTTIKGVSSIFIPTYPDFVVDLANKDVPTSLILTEKVFQKVRDEHHEKLEFYLNAPQTELHVIDDVKLAFVVSDVFFSMSLFFNPDTYDPRDDLVGYDQAALKWGSDLFDYYLGKSRKVTSI is encoded by the coding sequence TTGAAGTCTAAGGGGCTTTTAAGTATATTGACATTTTCGGAAAAAAGGAAGGACATATTATTCCTGCTTGAAGAAAAGCCATGTACATTATCCGACATCAAAGATTATTTTAACGTATCCTCTCCAGAAATTTCCCCAAGGATCAAGGAAATGCTGGAACACAACCTGATCGAAAAAACAGACAAGGATTATCAGATAACTCCTATTGGTAAAGCGATAATCCACCATTTCAGACCTTTTCTGGATATAATTGAAACGATAGAGAAAAACGAGCCTTTCTGGGAAGAGCATTATCTGGAGGATATACCTCAACATCTGCTTAACGACCTCATAGCTTTGAAAGAATGCAATGTTGTTTCAGGTAGCATAGAGAATATCTATGAATCCCATAAGCTTTTTGTGGAAAATCTTCTCAAATCGACAACCATCAAAGGAGTCTCCTCTATATTCATTCCGACGTATCCGGATTTTGTAGTTGACCTTGCCAACAAGGACGTGCCAACTTCCCTGATATTAACCGAAAAGGTATTTCAAAAGGTCAGGGATGAGCACCATGAAAAACTGGAGTTCTATCTCAATGCTCCACAAACCGAGCTTCATGTAATAGATGATGTAAAGCTTGCTTTCGTGGTTAGTGATGTCTTCTTCTCTATGTCCTTATTCTTCAATCCTGACACTTATGATCCCAGAGATGATCTTGTAGGGTATGATCAGGCAGCATTAAAATGGGGAAGTGACCTTTTCGATTATTACCTGGGTAAATCCCGTAAGGTCACATCTATCTGA